A window of Mucilaginibacter robiniae genomic DNA:
GATGCCACCTTCATGCGGATGAAGGAAGACCATATGCTGAACGGACAACTTAAGCCGGCCTATAACCTGCAGATATCCACCCAGGAGCAATTCATCCTTAATTATACCCTGCATCAAACCTCAACCGATTACCAAACCTTGTCTTCCCATATTGAACAATACCAAGCCTTATATAAAGACCTGCCCAAAGCCATTGTTGCCGACGCCGGCTACGGATCGGATGAGAACTACGGTGTGTTAGCGCGAAAAGGCATTGAGGCTTACATCAAATACAATACGTTCGATAAGGAACAAAAGGACGGTATCAAAGCGTTCAGTAACGACAGCCTGCATTATAACGAAGCGGAGAATTACCTTGTTTGTCCGATAGGTCAATGGATGGCGCATATCGGTAACGGTCAGCGAGTCACTTCATCTGGTTTTGTACAACTGATCAGCCGTTACCGTGCCCAGAACTGTGAAGGTTGCCCGATGCGTGGTGTTTGCCATACTACACAGGGTAACCGGGTCGTTGAGATCAACCACAGCCTAAGACAACATAAACAGGCAGCCAAAGAACGGTTGAATACAGAACAGGGTATCAACCTCAGGAAACGAAGGCCGGCCGATGTGGAACCGGTATTCGCCCAATTAAAGCATAACCATGGCTTCAGACGATTCCTGCTGAAAGGGATGTCCAAGGCCGAGGTCGAAATCGGCTTATTATCCATCGCACATAACCTAAGAAAATGGAAAACCTGAAAACAAGCTTTTTATAGACTTTTAGAACCTGTTAGAATCAATCCCCCGGTTCTTAAACGGCTGCTGACATCTTTCACTCAACCTTCCAACCAAAAATCATAACTAAATAAAAAACCGCCTCATATTTGACTTATGAGACGGCCTCCAACAATGTCAAACCCTCATTATTGCTTTAAAAAGCAGTGAGTGTGGTGCGAGCATTTACGGAAGCCTTTCAAAGCGCTTCTTAGATGCAGTATCAAAACTCACTGCTTCATATACAAATGAGATAACAGAATCAAACTATTTAGACTCTCCACCTCGTAAAATTAAAATACTTCCTTTATTTACTTTTTTTAAGGTCTTTA
This region includes:
- a CDS encoding transposase; translation: MGWSVYAGTPDLFKTEHLVIFSRIPTQLDELWGYAQSIAAEELKDTAPLEYSEINPEKVKETISKINAALDDKEDVDKKVKQKLNYAKKHWPESLARYDEQEKLLAGRNSMSKTDPDATFMRMKEDHMLNGQLKPAYNLQISTQEQFILNYTLHQTSTDYQTLSSHIEQYQALYKDLPKAIVADAGYGSDENYGVLARKGIEAYIKYNTFDKEQKDGIKAFSNDSLHYNEAENYLVCPIGQWMAHIGNGQRVTSSGFVQLISRYRAQNCEGCPMRGVCHTTQGNRVVEINHSLRQHKQAAKERLNTEQGINLRKRRPADVEPVFAQLKHNHGFRRFLLKGMSKAEVEIGLLSIAHNLRKWKT